Sequence from the Muntiacus reevesi chromosome 9, mMunRee1.1, whole genome shotgun sequence genome:
TAGCGATACCACATATATGAATGGTTTAAGTGAGTTTTTAACAATATAGGAAGTAGAGTATCTTAAGAAAGCCTAAGCTATTTggatgaaaattaaatgtatccAGTGGAGATGGATATCATCTTTCATCATTCATTATCACTGAAGTCTCTAATTACATGGTCattaagaaattttataatttgtctgatttcttatttgcattttcatcCATACGGAAAATTCAGTACGAGTATTTTTGCTTATTTGGAGCTTCTATTTCTATTTAcatgttaataattttattatgagcacaaaatttgttttactttcattgtACCCAGAAGTTTATATTCTCTATCTTGAGAAAAATATCAGTGTGGAAATGGAAACTTGTGAATTCTGCAATGAACTCTAGACCCTTTctatacatatcttttttttttttttttttttttttttagattctgagaATTTCAAGGCTAATCCTTCAGTTTTTATTAATCACAGCTGCTACAGTAAATAAGTCATCTGTGCTATGATACAGATGTTAGCTAGTTTGGTGTTgcagaattctcttagcttttgcttgtcagtaaagtttttgatttctctgtcaaatctaagatccttgctgggcaaagtaatgttgtttgtagaattttctctttcatcactttaaatagatcctatcactcccttctggcctgcagagtttctgctgaaaaaacaGCTGATAGATAGCCTTATGGGGGGTTTTtgtacactgttttttttttttttgcttttctctttcagttttaatatttttttctttgcatttgctttttattACTTTGGCTAATATtgttttggtgtgtttctcctacAGTTTATCCTGTCTGGGAGGAACTGTCAGAGCTTCCTAGActtgagtggccatttcctttcccacattaaagaagttttcaagtatcatcttttcaaatatcttctcaggctctttcttttttccttcttcttcctgagACCCCTAAAATTTTAATGTTAGTGTGTTTACTCTTGTCCAGAGTTCTCTGAGattgtcttcaatctttttttttcattttgtgtttattctgcTCCTCAGTAgtcatttccaccattctatcttccagctcaattattccttttttaagCCTCAGTTACTCTGCTATTGTACTTTTCATCTCAGTTATTGTGCCATTCTTCTCCACATGTTTTCCTTAGTCCTTCTATGTTTTTATTgaacatttcttgtattttctcaatctttgtttgcaatctgttttttttttttttttataatattggaccatctttactgtcattaattttttttctcatgtagtttaaaaaatataagaatatattttctcttcataTATTTGGTTTTGTAGGTTTTTACCTTGCTTCTTTgtctgtaatatatatatttttccttgcctctttttttttcccgccTTTTTTTGATTGGGACTGTGTTCCTGTCTTACTGATTATTTGGCCCAAGGTTTCCAGCACTGGGGTTTGCAGAGAGTTGGGTAGAGCCAGGTCTTGGTGTTGAAATGTGGACCTCCGGGAGACCTCACTCGAGTTAATATTCTCCAGTCACTCAGAGGTTCCTCCCATCTGCTTGGGTGTCGATATCCCCACCACTGTCATCTAGGTTCCCTACTGTGGGGAGATGCAGACTCTGCATTCTCCTTGACTCCACCTCAATAAGTCGATTACCTTTTGCTATTGTTCTCACTGTATGTcttctctaataaactttatgtgCGGGTGAGATGTGTGTATTCTGTATACTGCGGTACCCTCAGCAGCAGTTATAGTGTTTGTATCATTTGGAAACATCAATTATATTTATTGACTAGATGAATGACtttagaaatacataaataagttgAAAAAGTTGCGTGTTTTCAGGTATACTAAGTTGCCCTTCTAAACGATCAAACCCACAGAAGCAACAGGACATGAAGATGTCACAGAATTTACCCTCCTGGGGCTCTTTACTGATGAGAATGCGGAAGTTGCCGGCTTCGTGCTGTTTTTACTTTGCTGTATTGCGATCCTCTCAGGGAATCTGCTCCTTCTTCTCACCATCAGGGGCAGGCGCCTCGGTGAACAGCCCACGtactttttctcagctatttgtcctTGATGGGGGTCTGCTCCACCTCCACGGTGGCACCCAAATCGATCACTGACTTGCTGGCCCAGCAGAAGGCCATCCCCTGCACCAGCTGCATGAGCCAGATGTTCTGTGCCCACTTCTTTGGAGCCACTGAGCTCTTCATCTTGGtggccatggcctatgaccgctatgccGCCATCTGCAGACCTCTTCACTGCATGGTCATCATGAACAGACAGGTGTGCTCTGTCCTTGTGATGGCTTCTGCTGTGGGAGCCTTTAGCCATTCTCATGCAAGTGTTATCACTGGACTTCCTTCCTGTGGCCCCAATCAAATAGACCACTATTTCTGAGATGCGTTCCCTTTGCTGAAGCTGGCCTGCACGGACACTAGACTGCGGGTGACTGCAATCATTACCACCACAGGGGGTTGTCCATTTTGACCTTTGTTGCCTTGGTGATTTCTTACATCATCATCCTGGCCTCCCTGAGGACTGGCTCATCCGAGCCCCCGCAAAACCCTCCCCACCTGTGGTTCACACATCACTGTGGTCTTCAAGTTCTTCTTGCCCCTCATCTTCACCTATGTCCCCACGGCTGATTCTGTCAGGAACGCCAAGGCCTTTGCCCTGTTTTACACCATGATTGCCCCCATGTTCAACCCTCTCATCTCCACCCTGAGAAACGCAGACATGAAGAATGCCATGAGGAAAGTGTGGGGCCGAGATAAACACTCTGCGGGAAAATGAACATCTGGCTGTCCTTCCCTTTGCAGGATCTATTTTATCCACACAATCGTTAATGTTGACAAGTGCAAAGATACGGAAGGAGCGTGTGCTGTCATTCAGAGCTGCAACCCTGAAGAGTGAAGCCCCCTCAGCCACCCTCCCTCTGTCACTTGACTGAGACTGCCCACAAGGGGAGTGGATCAGATGCGCTTCGGGTCTTTTCCAGCTCTGACATTCGGGAGCATTCTGTTCTTTGTATTCCCTGACATGACGAATGCatttaagcactttttttttcagggaaagtTGTGAAGACTGCATGATTGGCTTTTCTGACCTCTTTCAGGAAACAGATAATCTTGAGTGAGACAGCTCTCATAGAGCTTTCTTAAAAcacttccattttattttgagGTTTCCACTGCAATAATTTccaaaaagcaatgccaaaggtTTTACAAgtgttgtataatttttttacatACAAATCCTGCATCTAAAACAATGTATTTGATATAATTATCCTACTTACACTACAGTTACAGAAATTGTAAGTAAAACTTAGTACCTTATTACAGGTAATTAAAAGTCTTGAAAAATGagcaattcttttcatttttataaatgctttTCTATGACTTTATTTATCACTGTATTTAAACAACCTTCATGAGTATATAAAACTGATGTTTTTCATCAATGTGCAACATGGAATATGTCCCATTCTGTGAAATGTCATGAGCTTAAGAAGGCATAGAGCTAAAGAAATGGATGCTCCTGGGATGCATTTTGTTAGTCCTCAACCTCATCATGCTAATAATGTATTTTGATGTTGTCTTCCATTAGTCAAACTAGGTAAATCTGTCTTATTTTCCCTCAGACAGGTTTTCATTCTACGGAGAAAAGAGGTGATTAGACTAAGAAACAGGTATAGCCAGCTGACAACTAGGGCTTAAACTAAAATCGTTTTTGGCACATTCAGGTGTTTCCTTAATTTAGACAAGAATCTTCAATCTTCATGAAGTTTGAAGAGAATTCTGAGGTCAGGATTCTGATCTCAAACATCTCTTAAATGTCTAAGTGACTTAGTGAAGTCGCttggtcctgtccgactctttgtgatcctccagaggatcttcccagctcagggactgaagtcagatctcccgcattgcaggtggattcttaaccgtttgagccaccagctacacagtaggaccttgattGTCCATGCGTTTGATTCTTGGAATGCACATGAGTGGTTCTCTTTGTCTTATGTCATCTCAGGCTTTCCTGAAAGCTACTTTAGTTTCCCTCCCAGCCTTCAGAAAACTGGATGAAGACAGAGCAGAGTTTTCTGAAATGCCTTGTCTACAGCATGTGAGCCCCCAAGTGAATACTCTCTGAGGCAAGATAAGATAAATTTGGAAAGTAAACAACCAGAGGAACAGGGACATTACCCTGGACAGTGGCTTGACAGTCTTTGCTTTGGATATGTTTACAAACACCTTTGGGAATATAATTGCTTAGAGCTTTCAAAGACATTCATttttgcttagttgcttagtttaTATTCTGTCCTTCCCAACCAAATTTTCTTCAGGCATAGGTATAAAAGAGATGATACCCAGGACCTAACTGTGATTTCCTGAGGGATAAAGACACACTTCTTTCATTACTGATAATTTTAGTGAATATTTTAATCCTGCTTCCCTTGTAAACCTGTGGAAAATTTAAGATGCAttgattttccaaaatattttacagatatgTTTGAATTACTGGTTTTATTCTCTGTATTAACTTCAGATTTTTTATACAAGGAACAAATTGACACAGTAAGTATCTGGGGGAGGAATTTTCTAGTTGCATCCTAGAACTAACCTGACAGCCACTCAGGTCTGATGTCTGTGGCTCTGGTTTGGGTACTGTCCCACAACCATGTGCTAGCTTGATTCAATGCTGTATGTTTGTTTGATATAGTTTCTTTCTAAAAGCTATTACTTCTCTTGTAATGTGATAATTTAATTACTATACTAGCGTCACAGCATGTTTAATTTTAATCATGTGTCATTTAAAAGGAAAGTTCTCTTTAATAACGGAATTAACACATTCTCGAGTTGGCAATGCATTTCATTGCGCCTCATCACCTACTTGTGTGCATTTTCCCTTGTTACTTTTAAGATAAGACCAAATTTCAACTTGAATATCCATAAATATGAGTAATTCTCCATTTAAAACAACTGCCATTTTAACATAGGCTAGTTTCATCTAGATCAATAAAAAGTTTGTAGCATgcaatgttttaataaaacaagagaaaatttaagtatattctggggaatgtaagttaaatatgaGAGGGCCTGTTCTTATGCTGACAGCATAATGAACAGCAAAGatgttttcaaaatgaagaaacaaggtaattttggagaaattttttcATGATACAAGGAAAGTCAGACGATTGATAGGTGTTAAAAACTGCCTTAAAGTAACCAACCAAAGTTTCAAAAATCATTGAAAGTTTTTCATCACCATATTGTTGAAATTGATGCTTATGTGATTGTACTTGTTAAAATtatgtgggatttttttctttttgttaaacttTTATGTAGGCGTGACAGTTTCTTTGACAGCTAAATGACTTATTCAAACAAACATGAGTGTTAAAAAGAAGTGTGTTATGAACCATATATATCACTGggtattttatattcttcatcaAATTTCTGAATTAGGTAATAATTTCTTAATTCTAAGATAAATGCGATGAGACTTTCAAACATGTTAAACCATTAACTTGAGAATCACACTGGTTAGTTAATTTAGCACTCCTCAACTTTCCCAGAACTTGCTGTCGTTACTTGAACCATCTGTTTACTGGGAGCCTGGTATTCTTTATTTCATCCATTGTGTCTTCAGATTTTGTATAGATTTCCTTACTATCTCATGTtcaaaatgttgttttatgaCAATGTTTTCTCCTCACCTGacttttcacatttccttttacCTCTGTTAACAGCATTCATTACATTATAACAGCTCAGAATGTAGGATGTTGTTTTAATCTATTATTgattaaatgtgtttcttttaaatacatcATATTTTTTACAAGCTCAAATACTCAGAAAGACACACTGGACGTTCATTAACCCGATATTTGCATGTTGCTTTCTGCTCAGATGAGGATTCCTAATtgagatttcattattttcattgctgcTCTTTGTGATATCTTCTTCCCCATTCATCTCAACTCTCCTGTTTAACCtcagattaaaaaagaatcagtgcTTTGTCTGTTCTCATTTTAGTGAATTACTTTCCAATTCTGAGGAATTATTTTAACTCTCTATCTAGGTCTCTTCTAAAGTCAGAGATTCAGATTAATGAAGCTATTTctctctaatttatttatttatttttgtctacttctataatacatttatttaaatcaattttatataaatgcttttctttGACATATCAATATTATTTCAcctcacaaacaaaaaaatctacataTCAATTGCAATTATGTAGAAGACATTATTCTACAATATCTGAAATCCCCCACCCAAAAGTCTTTTAAATGTACTGCAACCCCtgcaaaaaaaaccttttaaattcttttgagtTAATGCTAATTGATGAACAATGTGTGACTGATACTTTGTTCTGGTAAAACAGGTTGGAAGCTTTATAGTGAGAGTGAAAACAAAGTAGGATAATGAGAAAATTTAACCTCTGTGATATTGCAGTTTTGAATAATAGTTTCAAATAGAAATGGTGTCATACAGGCCATTTAAAATGCTATCCGTTAACTATTTGCCATCTAAAATCATCGTCGAGACtataaataacattaataataattttgtgaAGACCTAGACTCAACagttattaaatatgaaaatcatgCACTTGCTATAAAAGCGTTCattctctgtttgcttttttttttttttcttttaaatagacatttggGGGTCTGGATATGACTGTCAAGCACTAAAAGTGTGCTAAACTTTGCAAACCCACTGTGGACAAATAATTCCTCATCAGTGGTTAAAATAACATCTAGAAGTGAACTTGTTCTATCTTGCACTTATTTTACACTGATTAAATAGTGTCTAAAGATTATCCCTCAGTTACAAAAGATGAAAATCtataaacatttcattaattctttactgcaacacaTGCCACCGAGGGATAACTAGACCAAAAGTTGTTATATCATCTTTATTTAACAGTAGCTTTTTTTTGCATGAAGTTTCCAGGAAGAAACCCTTGAGCAACTTTACAACATTTATTGTTCTTAACCAATATCCAAAACAAACTtcaatatctatatattttttaattttcttaacacatgaaatataaatatgagaaataaattaatttgtagatttttgcaatttaaatcatagtgtataaataaaatataaattataatgtaaATCTTATTGTATCTTTCTCAAAAGTTCTTTGCCTTTTGTTGTAACAATAATCACATTGATTTACCATGACCTATTAACTATGTTTGATCACAGACTATGTGTACACGctgacttgtgtccaactcttcaagaaGCTATGGGCTgttgccttccaggctcctctgtccatgggattttccaggcaagaatactggagtggctgccattccctcttccaggggctcttccggacccagtgatcaaaccagtgtctcctgctttgaggcagattttttaccactcgAGCCATCACAGAAACCTTAGGATGCTCTATTTAAGTTAATGTTCAGCAGTTCAAGTtgggattttaaataaatttgtgtttcttttggatTCATCCCAGATAATTCAGGGAATTTAgttagataattttaaaagaaggaaagttgcCTTCATGTATATGGCCACaagaattgaaaaatatacaaaagaatattttcttgccTTGGGACAATTAGCcttctttgttttgtaaaatattttattagcaacaattaacttttttattttcaaaataatgtttaaatatttaaaatctttacaaGTAATTGGGTAAATCATATaatcattttcattataaattgtTTTGCAATAGATGTATAAAGTAAGTTagattaaaaacatttactaaatcaataattaatattaaggttttattcatgtaaatgtattatTGGTAAAGTTTATATTATTGTGCTCATATTCACCCaagcatatgttttctttttttcagaaacatAAGTCATTTGTGTATAACCTACACTAAACTCAAATGGAAAACCAGAGAAACATATCAGAATTCATTCTTCTAGGACTTTCATATGACCAGAACatacaaatattttgctttgtgtttttcttattctgttatCTTGTCTTGTTGGTAGGAAACCTTCTGATCCTCTTCTCCATTCAATGCAGTCCTCTTTTGAACCAACCAATGTACTATTTCCTCAGCCACTTATCCCTCATAGACATCTGCTATACCTCCAGCGTGACACCCAAATTAATTGGAGATCTGCTAGTAGAGAGAAAGACTATTTCCTATGGTGACTGCATGCTACAGGTTCTTATCATGCACTTCTTTGGAGGTACTGAGATCTTTATTCTTACTGCCATGGCTTTTGACCGCTATgttgccatctgcaagcctctccACTATGTGATTATCATGAACAGAACAAGATGCAATCTTCTCCTCTTAGCTGCCTGGGCTGGTGGAGCCATCCATTCCTTTCCTCAATTTTTTATGGCAATCGGTTTGCCTTTCTGTGGTCCTAATGAAATTGATCActatttctgtgatatttttcCATTGCTAAAAATTGCATGTACTGACACCTACATCACTGGTGTGCTTGTGATTGCCTTTTCAGGAATGGTTGCCTTAGTTACATTTGCTGTCTTGTTTGTTTCTTATGGCGTTAtattattcactttaaaaaatcattcagctGAAGGAAGACACAAAGCTCTCTCTACCTGTGGGTCTCATATCACTGTGGTCATCTTATTTTTTGTACCTGTTATCTTCATCTATCTTAGACCTCCCACTACTTTCCCTGAGGATAAGGTATTTGCACTATTTTACACCGTCATTgcccccatgttcaatcccttaatctatactctaagaaatgaagagatgaaaaatactttgaaaaaatttagTATCAAACTTTGTTTTCAAAGGAAGCACACCTTTAAGGAACAATTTGTGCAGCAAAGAGATATTTAGAGTAGCATCTATTTTAATGTGGTTCCTGTGAGTCAACTCTCTTGGTGCCctacagaaaataataataataatacaaagataGAATCAATAATTCAGATCACTGTAAACAAGGTTACTTGCTTTTCACCTAATAACATAATTTTAACACCATTTCCAATATTAATTAAGGAGTTTTTGTATAATAAAGTTACTTTCCTAAATTGATAAGTAAGTGGCTAGTCATTGTATCCAGAATCAAAGCCCAGTcctgtaaaaatgaaaagttcaagtcgctcagttgtgtctgactctttgcgaccccatggactatacagtccatagaattctccaggccagaatactggagtgggtagcctttcccttctccaggggatcttcccaacccagggatcgaacccaggtctcctgcactgcaagtgggattctttaccagctgagccacaagggaagcccaaggatactggagtgcatagcctatccctcctccaggggatcttcccaactgaggaatcaaaccggggtctcctgcattacaggcagatcctttaccaactgagctattaaaaTGAACGGGAAAAATtaccaagagaaaacaaaacaaaaactagtaaaaagacaaaatgtggCCTATAAACagattcatatacacacacacacacacacacacacacatacagaaagcaGTTTtgctgcacatggatgtttatagcagctttactcgTGATTACCAaatcttggaagcaaccaagatgtccctcaataggacataaatagataaatacgtTGTAGTGCAttcaaacaatggaatactattcagagtTAAAAGTAAATGAGCTATTAAACTGTGAAAATTCATTCAGGAAACTTGAATACATATTaccaaatgaaagaaaccaggctGAAAGGACTACCTGCTATATAATTTCAcgtatatgacattctgaaaaaggcaaaactatggagagagaaaaagtataaatgaatgtataggattagggaaggaagaaggatgtATAGGTGGAGCACCAAGGATATTTAAGGGAGTGAGATTCTTCTGCttgtttctataattttgaaTCTTATCAATGTATAAGTCAAAACCCTCAAAATATGCAGTActtagagtgaaccctaatgtaaactataaatTTGGGGTGATAACAATGCATCATTGTAGgttcctttgattttaataagtgTATCCCTCTGAGGGGGAGAGTGTCCCATTGTGGGGACAGGAGGTATATGGGATCTTTGTACTTTAATCTCAGTTTAGCCATGAACCTAAAACCTctctaaaataaagttttactgattAGCAAATACATTGTGGTACAATACTTAAAGGAAATCTTATAACTAAGTGAAGAAGAGACTCTCAGAAAGATTTTCTAGTAAATTAAGGTGAAAAAACCCCAcagttttcacttttatgaaaagaTCTTTTGTGCAAGtttactagtttttaaaaataagatcatttaaGATGATCTGAAATATCACTGAAAGTATCATAATAGAGAAGGAACTAGATAATGggattttatgaaaagaaatgcagttaaaataatagaagaattttagaatatataaatgcAAGAGTTATTTTCATTAGGAGgcactgtacaaagaagattaaagagcagaaaacattaaaaagggAGATAAAATTAAGTGGAGCTGTTTTAGCAAAGAGGAATGATTGTGCCTTCAATAATCACATAATTTATTCATTATCTTTGCCTGATGGGATGGcatggatcttcattgctgaaaATTCTTGGTCATTAGTAATTGTAAATGGATTGGGTAGTTGCAGTTTTTTATTGATCTTAATCATCAGATATGGTAACTCAGGAGGGGCTCTTTGGGAGCTACTCTATTCCAGACagacttttcttctctcctttaagGAGAAGTCCAATTCTCCTTAGCAGTCAGGATCACACTACCTTACATTTTTGCTTGTTGGTTCAGAAGCATGAGGAGCCCAAAGTGAtcaggcagagtcttaactctCAGATCAATATAGCATTGCTATGTCTCCTGGTGACTCATTTCTGCCTTTGGAAATAAGACCTTTAAGCAGGCGAAACCTAACTTAATGGCAATAGAAAGCACAGATTTTGCTAATAGTTTTCTAAAGGTAGTAGCGAGTGGTGTCACTCCAATTTTTACATTGTGGCATGtggcacacatatattttttttaatatatctaaaaAAGTATGTAAAGATAcatattcctttcattttcttgttgcttATCTTCCAACCATGTTCCTTCCAAGTCTCTTGACCATCTGGCCCAACCATTGATTAAAATCATGAATCAGTATACAGTACACATGTGGATATTTTTCCTTCCAAGCAAAGTAAAATACCATGTACACTGCTTGAAGTTTTATCGATTGAGAGGAGTTACCTTCCTTCTGACCTTTAGGGATTTCCCAGAATGGGGCTGTAGCACTGCAACTTTCCACTGTTGAGTTTATGGTGCCGTGGTAaagaatgggaatttgctatgacTCATGgaactcaagcaggggctctgtgtccatctagaagggtggggttgggagggagataggagggaggttctGGAAGTGGGGAGACATATATCTGCCTATGGCtggttcttgttgatgtttgacaggaaacaacaaaattctgtaaagcaattttccgtTAGTTAACaaataaatcacttaaaatatgattaacaaaaaaaaaaaaaaaataaagaatctacctgctaatgtaggagatgcaaaagacaatggtttgatccctggcttaggaagatctcctggagtaggaaatggcaacccattccagttttcttgaaaattccatggacagaggaacctggtgtgctgcagtcctcggggccaaagtcagacatgactgaccgactaaacacacacacataccagctTAGCCCGATGACATATACTGTGCTTCCATTTGATGAAATTAATGACTAATGAACTATTACTGAGTATACCCAAGCAATATGTCCTTGATGGGTCAAGCACCAAGTTCATGATGAGCAGCCCAGGTTGCCTAGTAACTTGGTGGTCCATGGTTTAGTATTCAGTCTCTGTTAAGCAGCCAAGAGCTATTTCTCAAAATGAGAGTAGTTCTCTGAAAAGGATCACAAGATTTTGCTCCATGATCCTAAGTGCCTGCACGGCAGCTCACATGTGGAGGCCTGCCAAAGGCTCCCACAGCCCTATCTCCACTGACACATCAAGGACCGTGGATCTACTGGATCGTTTGTCCCTACTGGCTGAGAAGCTTGAATGACAATCTAACCTGTGGAGAGCTGTTTCTTTTCTGGGCCTCACTCAGGACCAGCAGCTCTTTGAGTTCCTTTATAAATGGGTCACTGAAATACACCCACACAAAAAATGTGCTTTCTCCAAAGATCGTTGAGGTCCACTGAGCATGgtgcattttctttgtttatggGAGAGGACAGAGGGAACAAGTTAACTTTCACATTAAAAGGAATACCTTGATATGCCCCATACCACTGTGCCTATAAATGATCACTGAGTCTGGTACTCTGaattttatttggatttattCTAACATCTGACAGAGAAATGTCTTACAAAAAATCTAAAgcaattgttgcttcttgatcagAAGATGCAGTCAGCATAATACCAATGAATGTAATGGATCAACATAGTGAATTATGGTACAGTGAACAACAGTAAGAATCTGTTGGTTGCTCTTTGTCTACTTCAACTATAGATCTGAGAAAATAACCacatgggttcagtacctgggacCTGAGCTGAAATTCCATAATCAACTAGACGGTGCCATACACATgctaaattgctcagtcgtgtctgactctttgcaaccccatggactgtagcctcccaggcttccgtttccaggggattctccaggcacgaatactggagtgagttgccatgcccttctccaggggatcttccctaaccagggaagACAACATTCTAGGTGTTTGTTATTCTGCTTGCTGTAAAtacttatatttattcatttgatatttattataaacCATACATCATGCTACTTGTAGAAACAATTTATATCAAGTAAGTAAATGAAGGGTATGACTatttaataaattgaaatttgTTT
This genomic interval carries:
- the LOC136174468 gene encoding olfactory receptor 4P4-like, with the translated sequence MENQRNISEFILLGLSYDQNIQIFCFVFFLFCYLVLLVGNLLILFSIQCSPLLNQPMYYFLSHLSLIDICYTSSVTPKLIGDLLVERKTISYGDCMLQVLIMHFFGGTEIFILTAMAFDRYVAICKPLHYVIIMNRTRCNLLLLAAWAGGAIHSFPQFFMAIGLPFCGPNEIDHYFCDIFPLLKIACTDTYITGVLVIAFSGMVALVTFAVLFVSYGVILFTLKNHSAEGRHKALSTCGSHITVVILFFVPVIFIYLRPPTTFPEDKVFALFYTVIAPMFNPLIYTLRNEEMKNTLKKFSIKLCFQRKHTFKEQFVQQRDI